From the Streptomyces sp. NBC_01216 genome, the window CGCCGTCGACGCCTGGCTGGCGCGTTCCGCGACGAGCGAGCAGATCACCCGCACCCTGACCTCGGGCCTTCCGCCGGAGGCCGTGCCTGTCCACCACCCGGCCGGGTTCCTGGAATACCGCCTCGCCGCCCATCTGCCACCCCCGCTGCCCGCCGAGGCACAGGCTTCGCTGGGACCACCGCCCCTCGTCACCTGCGACGGCTGCGAGCGGGCCTTCCGCAGCCGTGACCCGGACCGGCGCTGCGCGGACTGCCGGTCCGGTGCCCGCCCGGCCGCCCGGACGGTCGCGTGACCGGCCCGCTCGCCGGAATCCCCTGGGATAGCGTGAACGGTGTGACTTCCCTGGGGACCGAAGAGGTCCGGCTGACCGCGTTCCGCGTTCAAGAGCTTCCGTGACGAGGTACTTCGGCTCGCTCCGCTCACCGTGCTCATCGGCCGCAACAGCAGTGGTAAGTCCAATGCCCTCGACGGACTCGAAGTGCTGTCGAGGCTCGCGCGCGGCAATCACATCGCTCAGCTGCCCACCGGTGGCCACCGCCGGCAGTACGCGGAGAAGTTCGCCGCCGTACTCCGGATGGTGGTGGAGGGCGAGGCCCCGTGGTCTCTCAACGAGGTCGAATGGAACGCGGCCCACCTCAACGCCCTGATCAGTGGCGGCAGCACCGAGACGAGCCTGGTGGAGCACGCGGTCGGCAGGGTCGGCTGCGGGGACCTCGACATCCTCATCGAGCGCGACCGCCACCTGGCCCGGACCGCGCGGGCGAAGGCCACGGTCTGGACCCTCGACCAGGGCCTCTCCGTCCACGGCTGATGTCCGGCTCCCGGCCCCCTCCGGGAGGTGCCGCGTAGGCTTCGCCGAGGATCATCAGTGCGGGGGCGAGGCGGAAGGATGCCGGACGTGGGCGCCGCGAAGGCGAAGCGCATGCCGCGCGCGGTGCGCGAGCAGCAGATGATGGACGCCGCCGTGCGGTGCTTCGGACGGCGGGGGTACCAGGCCGCGTCCATGGACGAGATAGCCGAACTCGCCGGTGTGTCGAAGCCGTTGATCTATCTGTACCTGAACTCCAAGGAAGACCTCTTCACCGCGTGCATCCGGCGGGAAGCCGAGGCCCTGCTCGCCGCGGTCGCGACGGCGGTCGACTCCCGGCTGCCCGCCGACGAGCAGTTGTGGGCGGGGCTGCTGGCCTTCTTCACGCACACGGCGGAGAACCCCGACGGCTGGGCGGTGCTGAACCGGCAGGCGCGGACGCACGGGGAACCCTTCGCCGGGGAAGTGGCCCGGATGCGGGGCGAGATCGTCGCGTACGTGACGACGGTGATCGGCGCCGCCGCCCAGGAGACCCACCGGGAGACGGACCGCGATCCGGAACTGGCCGGGCGGGACGTGGCCGGGCTGTCCCAGGCCCTGGTCGGCGCGGCGGAGTCACTGGCGGGCTGGGCCAACGAGACACCGGGCATGACGGCGTGGGAGGCGGCGGCGACGCTGATGAACTTCTCCTGGGCCGGTCTGGGAAACCTCATGCGGAGCGAGCGCTGGTCCCCCCGGTGAGACCGGTCAGGTGCGGGCTCTCACCGCGGCGGAGCCGGAAGCCGCACTGCCCGTCGGCCGCGAACGAGACCAGGCGCGGGCGGCGTGCCGATGAGGTGCGCATGGCGTCCGGCCATTGTCCTGACTCCCCGCCCGGTCGTAGATTTACCGATGAGTAAGGTTACTTGACGGTC encodes:
- a CDS encoding AAA family ATPase is translated as MLIGRNSSGKSNALDGLEVLSRLARGNHIAQLPTGGHRRQYAEKFAAVLRMVVEGEAPWSLNEVEWNAAHLNALISGGSTETSLVEHAVGRVGCGDLDILIERDRHLARTARAKATVWTLDQGLSVHG
- a CDS encoding TetR/AcrR family transcriptional regulator → MGAAKAKRMPRAVREQQMMDAAVRCFGRRGYQAASMDEIAELAGVSKPLIYLYLNSKEDLFTACIRREAEALLAAVATAVDSRLPADEQLWAGLLAFFTHTAENPDGWAVLNRQARTHGEPFAGEVARMRGEIVAYVTTVIGAAAQETHRETDRDPELAGRDVAGLSQALVGAAESLAGWANETPGMTAWEAAATLMNFSWAGLGNLMRSERWSPR